Proteins from a genomic interval of Sphingomonas sp. Y38-1Y:
- a CDS encoding zinc-dependent metalloprotease gives MRYSNLAAIAAILIAAPVAAQTRETPMLAIKSDPADARVLVTLPAPDAQGIAGRFIHVAALRSGLGSAEIALDRGQLGPEQILAFRRYGKKVAVTFENTRFRATGDAGTERGARESFAFSIVAMLDIVSTASDGALTVDLAPFLTRDILGVADALNGTGSGADLAIGGRAGKGFKLAGDLSTVDPTSIKAFPDNIEIDAVQTYASDTPGREVSSIAPEARQVSFVVHHSFIRLPAPGFVTRRLDIRSGAFGTGHYDYGSPLGTPVLQEVANRFRLEKVDPAAARSRVKKAIVFYIDPAAPEPIRTALREGVDFWKAAFEAAGLIDAFRAEILPAGADPMDVRYNMVNWSNRLTRGWSYGGGITDPRTGEIIKGNVVIGALRVRQDMIIFEGLVGTAGNGSGGPQDPVRASLDRIRQLGAHEVGHALGFAHNFAASTQDRGSVMDYPGPRVKLTGGQIDLSDAYAPGIGAWDRYAVDWLYADPAPSSDPDAAAAAKARAAAGLRYASDGDGRSVDAANPYGSMWDDGDDPFAHLGHMLAVRRVALGRFGPQVLRAGEPLSDLRRKFVPVWLFHRYAVDAAAKLIGGIDYRYAVAGDATPPPAPVPAATQLAALDALVGTLSPEALTVPAGLVPMLSSASNARSDPQYNQEVLRTAAGPAFDPLVAADVAAQLPLDALLAPARAARLVEQHRRDAALPGLETVLDRLETRVLARTADPVARRIAWRAAMTMAATARDPAASPEVAAAVGDRLTRLGTQFRAAGGTGEEAAWRRHLGTILGDPERLKAELDKRQAKPTIPPGMPIESDWFGL, from the coding sequence ATGCGGTACAGCAACTTGGCGGCCATAGCGGCGATCCTGATCGCGGCGCCTGTGGCGGCGCAGACCCGCGAAACCCCGATGCTCGCGATCAAGAGCGATCCCGCAGACGCGCGCGTGCTCGTCACCCTGCCTGCGCCCGATGCGCAGGGGATCGCCGGGCGTTTCATCCATGTCGCGGCGCTGCGCAGCGGCCTGGGTTCGGCGGAGATCGCGCTGGATCGCGGCCAGCTCGGGCCCGAACAGATCCTTGCCTTTCGCCGATACGGCAAGAAGGTCGCCGTCACCTTCGAGAACACTCGATTCCGCGCCACCGGCGATGCCGGTACCGAGCGCGGCGCGCGGGAGAGCTTTGCCTTTAGCATCGTGGCGATGCTCGACATCGTCTCGACCGCGTCCGACGGGGCGCTGACCGTCGACCTGGCGCCGTTCCTGACGCGCGACATCCTGGGTGTCGCCGACGCGCTCAACGGGACCGGCTCTGGCGCCGACCTCGCGATCGGGGGCCGCGCGGGCAAGGGATTCAAGCTGGCGGGTGACCTCAGCACCGTCGACCCGACCTCGATCAAGGCGTTCCCGGACAATATCGAGATCGACGCGGTCCAGACCTATGCCTCCGACACGCCGGGCCGCGAGGTGTCGTCGATCGCGCCCGAGGCGCGCCAGGTCAGCTTCGTCGTCCATCACAGCTTCATCCGCCTGCCGGCGCCCGGCTTCGTCACGCGCCGGCTCGACATCCGATCGGGCGCGTTCGGCACCGGCCATTACGACTATGGCAGCCCGCTTGGCACGCCGGTGCTCCAGGAAGTCGCCAACCGCTTCCGACTGGAAAAGGTTGATCCGGCGGCGGCGCGGTCGCGGGTGAAGAAGGCGATCGTCTTCTATATCGATCCTGCCGCGCCCGAGCCGATCCGCACCGCGCTTCGCGAGGGTGTCGATTTTTGGAAGGCGGCATTCGAGGCGGCCGGCCTCATCGACGCGTTCCGCGCCGAGATCCTGCCCGCGGGCGCCGATCCGATGGACGTGCGCTACAACATGGTCAACTGGTCGAACCGGCTGACGCGCGGCTGGTCCTATGGCGGCGGCATCACCGATCCGCGGACGGGCGAGATCATCAAGGGCAATGTCGTGATCGGCGCGCTGCGCGTCCGGCAGGACATGATCATCTTCGAGGGGCTCGTCGGCACCGCCGGCAACGGCAGCGGCGGGCCGCAGGACCCGGTCAGGGCCTCGCTCGACCGCATCCGCCAGCTGGGCGCGCACGAGGTCGGCCATGCGCTGGGCTTCGCGCATAATTTCGCGGCGAGCACGCAGGACCGCGGGTCGGTCATGGATTACCCCGGGCCCCGGGTGAAGCTGACCGGCGGGCAGATCGATCTTTCGGACGCCTATGCGCCCGGCATCGGCGCGTGGGACCGCTATGCCGTCGACTGGCTCTACGCCGACCCGGCGCCGAGCAGCGACCCCGACGCGGCCGCCGCGGCCAAGGCGCGGGCGGCGGCGGGCTTGCGCTATGCCAGCGACGGCGACGGGCGATCGGTCGATGCGGCCAATCCCTATGGCAGCATGTGGGACGATGGCGACGATCCGTTCGCGCATCTCGGCCACATGCTGGCCGTGCGGCGCGTGGCGCTAGGCCGGTTCGGGCCGCAGGTGCTGCGGGCGGGCGAGCCGCTGTCCGACCTTCGCCGCAAGTTCGTGCCGGTGTGGCTGTTCCACCGCTATGCCGTGGATGCCGCGGCCAAGCTGATCGGCGGGATCGATTATCGTTATGCGGTGGCGGGCGACGCCACCCCTCCGCCCGCGCCGGTGCCGGCCGCGACGCAGCTCGCCGCGCTCGACGCGCTGGTCGGGACGCTGTCCCCGGAGGCGCTGACGGTGCCCGCCGGGCTGGTGCCGATGCTCTCGTCGGCGAGCAACGCGCGATCGGACCCGCAGTACAATCAGGAGGTGCTGCGCACGGCGGCGGGGCCGGCGTTCGATCCGCTGGTCGCCGCCGATGTCGCAGCGCAGCTGCCGCTCGATGCGCTGCTGGCGCCCGCGCGCGCCGCGCGGCTGGTCGAGCAGCATCGCCGCGACGCCGCGCTGCCGGGGCTGGAGACGGTGCTCGACCGGCTGGAAACGCGGGTGTTGGCGCGGACCGCCGATCCGGTCGCGCGGCGGATCGCATGGCGCGCGGCAATGACGATGGCGGCGACGGCGCGCGATCCGGCGGCCTCGCCCGAGGTCGCGGCGGCGGTTGGCGACCGGCTGACGCGGCTTGGCACGCAGTTCCGCGCCGCGGGCGGGACGGGCGAGGAGGCGGCGTGGCGCCGCCATCTCGGCACGATCCTGGGCGATCCCGAGCGGCTGAAGGCCGAACTCGACAAGCGCCAGGCCAAGCCGACGATCCCGCCCGGCATGCCGATCGAAAGCGACTGGTTCGGTTTGTAA
- a CDS encoding penicillin-binding protein 1A, whose translation MADADANNVNFTLQRGEGEGFGARFARVRRRWWFRLPAILALLSGLGVVVGWLVFARDLPSVDALKAYEPPLPTSVRSADGTPIHSYARERRVELDYAEFPPLLVRAFLAAEDRTFFEHHGVDFPGFAGAVVDYVSKMGSGERARGGSTITQQVAKNLLIGNEYSPTRKIREMILAWRIEDALTKQQILELYLNGIPMGRRSFGVQAAARAYFDKDVDRLSLPEMAFLATLPKAPESYGRAANADRALERRNWVLSGMLRNGFINQRQYQSAIGEPLGLVDQRSVTLQSNAGYFVEEVRRQLIDRYGEKAAEGPFSVYDGGLWVRTSLDPKVQEYATDALRRGLLRFDSGRGWSGPLKTLDIADGWRGPLAASNMALDFENWRVGVVVSKGSDSAEIGFADGTTGEMPRWGAQMPVRSKGGTAFAALKAGDVVAVAPDNGRWVLRSIPRVSGGMVVEDPRTGRILAMQGGFDARIDSFNRATQAMRQPGSTIKPVVYTAAFENGMSPSTIIVDGPFCVYQGARLGNKCFRNFGNSRGAGPHTIRWGLEQSRNLMTVQAANRTGMDKVVGLMQRIGVSDTKYAPYLSFALGAGETTVQRMVNAYSILANNGRALTPSVIDFVQNRKGDVIWPERWRACERCNMPDWDGKPMPRPRVRARQIVDPVSAYQMTHVMEGVIQRGTATILRDLGRPIMGKTGTSSGPTDVWFVGGTPQMIAGLYLGYDKPANLGGYAQGGTIAAPIFKAFATKAWEGMEVLPFRAPPGTRMVRVDRGSGRPVTGAWPTDDPKASVIWEAFKPESEPTRQRRNREAEAAAKAEAAAKAKAAAAQRRQQQQRPSDSDFLQREGGIY comes from the coding sequence ATGGCGGATGCAGACGCGAACAATGTCAATTTCACGCTCCAGCGCGGAGAGGGCGAGGGCTTTGGCGCGCGCTTCGCGCGGGTGCGGCGGCGCTGGTGGTTCCGGCTGCCGGCGATCCTGGCGCTGCTGAGCGGGCTGGGCGTCGTCGTCGGCTGGCTGGTGTTTGCGCGCGACCTGCCCAGCGTCGATGCGCTCAAGGCCTATGAGCCGCCGCTGCCCACCAGCGTGCGCTCCGCCGACGGCACCCCGATCCACAGCTATGCGCGCGAGCGCCGCGTCGAGCTCGACTATGCCGAGTTCCCCCCGCTCCTCGTCCGCGCGTTCCTCGCGGCCGAAGATCGCACCTTCTTCGAGCATCACGGCGTCGACTTTCCGGGCTTTGCCGGCGCGGTGGTCGATTATGTCAGCAAGATGGGGTCGGGCGAGCGTGCGCGCGGCGGCTCCACGATCACCCAGCAGGTCGCCAAGAACCTGCTGATCGGCAACGAATATTCGCCGACGCGCAAGATCCGCGAGATGATCCTGGCGTGGCGGATCGAGGATGCGCTGACCAAGCAGCAGATCCTCGAGCTCTATCTCAACGGCATTCCGATGGGCCGGCGCAGCTTCGGCGTGCAGGCCGCGGCGCGCGCCTATTTCGACAAGGATGTCGACCGGCTCTCGCTGCCCGAGATGGCGTTCCTTGCGACGCTGCCCAAGGCGCCCGAAAGCTATGGCCGCGCGGCCAATGCCGATCGCGCGCTGGAGCGGCGCAACTGGGTGCTGTCGGGGATGCTGCGCAACGGCTTCATCAACCAGCGCCAGTACCAGTCGGCGATCGGCGAGCCGCTGGGCCTGGTCGACCAGCGGTCGGTGACGCTCCAGTCGAACGCAGGCTATTTCGTTGAAGAAGTGCGCCGCCAGCTGATCGACCGCTATGGCGAGAAGGCGGCGGAAGGGCCGTTCAGCGTCTATGACGGCGGTCTGTGGGTGCGCACGTCGCTCGATCCCAAGGTGCAGGAATATGCGACCGATGCGCTCCGCCGCGGCCTGCTCCGCTTCGATTCGGGGCGCGGCTGGTCGGGGCCGCTCAAGACGCTCGACATCGCCGATGGCTGGCGCGGGCCGCTGGCGGCGAGCAACATGGCGCTCGATTTCGAGAATTGGCGCGTCGGCGTCGTCGTGTCGAAGGGCAGCGACAGTGCCGAGATCGGCTTTGCCGACGGCACGACCGGCGAGATGCCACGCTGGGGCGCGCAGATGCCGGTGCGCAGCAAGGGCGGCACCGCGTTCGCCGCGCTGAAGGCCGGCGACGTCGTCGCGGTCGCGCCCGACAATGGCCGCTGGGTTTTGCGCAGTATCCCCCGGGTGTCGGGCGGCATGGTGGTCGAGGATCCGCGCACGGGCCGCATCCTTGCCATGCAGGGCGGCTTCGACGCGCGCATCGACAGCTTCAATCGCGCGACGCAGGCGATGCGCCAGCCCGGTTCGACCATCAAGCCGGTCGTCTATACCGCCGCGTTCGAGAACGGGATGAGCCCCTCGACCATCATCGTCGACGGGCCGTTCTGCGTCTATCAGGGTGCGCGGCTGGGCAACAAATGCTTCCGCAACTTCGGCAATTCGCGCGGCGCGGGGCCGCACACGATCCGCTGGGGCCTGGAGCAGTCGCGCAACCTGATGACCGTGCAGGCGGCGAACCGTACCGGCATGGACAAGGTGGTCGGGCTGATGCAGCGCATCGGCGTCAGCGACACGAAGTACGCCCCCTATCTCTCCTTCGCGCTCGGCGCGGGCGAGACGACGGTGCAGCGGATGGTCAACGCTTATTCGATCCTCGCCAACAACGGCCGTGCGCTGACGCCCAGCGTCATCGACTTCGTCCAGAACCGGAAGGGCGACGTGATCTGGCCCGAGCGCTGGCGCGCGTGCGAGCGGTGCAACATGCCCGATTGGGACGGCAAGCCGATGCCGCGCCCGCGCGTCCGCGCGCGCCAGATCGTCGATCCGGTCAGCGCCTATCAGATGACGCACGTCATGGAGGGCGTCATCCAGCGCGGCACCGCGACGATCCTGCGCGATCTCGGCCGGCCGATCATGGGCAAGACGGGCACTTCATCCGGGCCGACCGACGTGTGGTTCGTCGGCGGCACGCCGCAGATGATCGCGGGTCTCTATCTCGGCTATGACAAGCCCGCGAACCTGGGCGGCTATGCGCAGGGCGGCACGATCGCCGCGCCGATCTTCAAGGCGTTCGCGACCAAGGCGTGGGAGGGGATGGAAGTGCTTCCGTTCCGCGCGCCCCCGGGCACGCGGATGGTGCGCGTCGATCGCGGGTCGGGCCGGCCGGTCACCGGCGCCTGGCCGACCGACGATCCCAAGGCGTCGGTGATCTGGGAAGCCTTCAAGCCCGAGAGCGAACCCACCCGCCAGCGCCGCAACCGCGAGGCGGAGGCCGCCGCCAAGGCCGAAGCCGCCGCCAAGGCAAAGGCCGCCGCCGCCCAGCGCCGTCAGCAACAACAGCGCCCGTCGGACAGCGATTTCTTGCAAAGAGAGGGCGGGATTTACTAA
- the dapD gene encoding 2,3,4,5-tetrahydropyridine-2,6-dicarboxylate N-succinyltransferase: MHDELKAVIEAAWEDRAALSTATTGEVRDAVGAALALLDAGTARVAEPGEGGQWTVNQWLKKAVLLSFRLNDNEVMEGPGGANWFDKVPSKFQGWDAGAFRSAGFRAVPGSVVRRGSFIGKGAVLMPSFVNIGAYVGEGTMVDTWATVGSCAQIGRDVHLSGGAGIGGVLEPLQANPVIIEDGAFIGARAEVAEGVIVRRGAVLSMGVYLGASTKIVDRATGEVTTGEVPEYAVVVPGSLGGGEGKPALYCAVIVKRVDEQTRAKTSINELLRA; this comes from the coding sequence ATGCACGACGAACTGAAGGCCGTGATCGAGGCGGCGTGGGAAGATCGCGCCGCGCTGTCGACCGCGACCACGGGCGAGGTCCGCGATGCGGTGGGCGCCGCGCTGGCGCTGCTGGACGCCGGCACCGCGCGCGTCGCCGAGCCGGGCGAGGGCGGCCAGTGGACCGTCAACCAGTGGCTCAAGAAGGCGGTGCTGCTCTCCTTCCGCCTCAACGACAATGAGGTGATGGAGGGGCCGGGCGGCGCCAACTGGTTCGACAAGGTGCCGTCGAAGTTCCAGGGCTGGGACGCGGGCGCGTTCCGCTCGGCGGGCTTTCGCGCGGTACCGGGCAGCGTCGTTCGCCGCGGCAGCTTCATCGGCAAGGGCGCGGTGCTGATGCCGAGCTTCGTCAACATCGGCGCCTATGTCGGCGAGGGGACGATGGTCGACACCTGGGCCACGGTCGGCAGCTGCGCGCAGATCGGCCGCGACGTCCACCTGTCGGGCGGTGCGGGCATCGGCGGCGTGCTGGAGCCGCTCCAGGCCAATCCCGTCATCATCGAGGACGGTGCGTTCATCGGCGCGCGCGCGGAGGTCGCCGAGGGCGTGATCGTCCGGCGCGGTGCGGTGCTGTCGATGGGCGTCTATCTGGGCGCATCGACCAAGATCGTCGACCGCGCGACGGGCGAGGTCACGACGGGCGAGGTGCCGGAATATGCGGTGGTCGTGCCCGGCTCGCTGGGCGGCGGAGAGGGCAAGCCGGCACTCTATTGCGCGGTGATCGTCAAGCGCGTCGACGAACAGACGCGCGCGAAAACGAGCATCAACGAGCTGCTGCGCGCGTAA
- a CDS encoding class I SAM-dependent methyltransferase, which produces MLTMIAPALALAAAACEAPVKAPQVNKTEEKVEGRFPAADRPVATIVSNRWSTEEARDRVKEAETVMDRAGIRPGMTVADIGAGEGYYTIRLAARVGEDGRVLAEDIVPGVRDDLAQRVARERLDNVSVRLGLPEDPRLPENSFDRILMVHMYHEIAAPYEFLWRMRPSLRPQGEVIVVDADRATENHGTPPALLECEFAAVGYKLVRREEMPSAGGYIAAFRAEGARPEPGAIKACRIDRSPGEDAPKPRATGDMPA; this is translated from the coding sequence ATGCTGACGATGATCGCACCGGCGCTCGCGCTGGCCGCCGCGGCGTGCGAGGCGCCGGTCAAGGCGCCGCAGGTCAACAAGACGGAGGAAAAGGTCGAGGGCCGCTTCCCCGCCGCCGATCGCCCCGTCGCCACCATCGTTTCCAACCGCTGGTCGACCGAGGAAGCGCGCGATCGCGTGAAGGAGGCCGAGACGGTGATGGACCGCGCCGGCATCAGGCCCGGCATGACCGTCGCCGATATCGGTGCGGGCGAGGGCTATTACACGATCCGCCTGGCGGCGCGTGTGGGCGAGGATGGGCGGGTGCTGGCCGAGGACATCGTGCCGGGCGTCCGCGACGACCTGGCGCAGCGCGTGGCGCGCGAGCGGCTGGACAATGTCAGCGTTCGGCTCGGCCTCCCTGAAGATCCGCGGCTGCCGGAGAACAGCTTCGACCGCATCCTGATGGTGCACATGTACCACGAGATCGCCGCGCCCTATGAGTTCCTGTGGCGGATGCGGCCGTCGCTGCGCCCGCAGGGCGAGGTGATCGTCGTCGACGCCGATCGCGCGACCGAGAACCATGGCACGCCGCCGGCGCTGCTCGAATGCGAGTTCGCGGCGGTGGGCTACAAGCTCGTGCGGCGCGAGGAGATGCCGTCCGCGGGCGGCTATATCGCCGCCTTCCGCGCCGAGGGCGCGCGGCCTGAGCCGGGTGCGATCAAGGCGTGCCGCATCGACCGCTCGCCCGGCGAGGATGCGCCGAAGCCGCGGGCGACGGGCGACATGCCGGCCTGA
- a CDS encoding pyrimidine 5'-nucleotidase produces the protein MDPRLSHIDTWIFDLDNTLYPAGAALFAQIEARMTDYVCRLEGCDRETGFAIQKRHFQAHGTTLSGLMAERAIDPYEFLAFVHDVDMEALLPNDRLVEAIARLPGRKLVFTNGDAPYATRVLGRLGLGESFEAIHDIHATGYRPKPHPHAYDGLCAAWDIDPTRALFVEDMARNLAPAKAIGMTTVWIDNGSEQVGVDRTHIDFVTPDLTAWLTGIWEEACTTN, from the coding sequence ATGGACCCGCGGCTTTCGCACATCGACACCTGGATCTTCGATCTCGACAACACGCTCTATCCGGCGGGTGCGGCGCTGTTCGCGCAGATCGAGGCGCGGATGACCGACTATGTGTGCCGGCTGGAAGGCTGCGACCGCGAGACCGGGTTCGCGATCCAGAAGCGGCATTTCCAGGCGCATGGCACCACGCTGTCGGGACTGATGGCGGAGCGGGCGATCGATCCTTACGAGTTCCTCGCCTTCGTCCACGACGTCGACATGGAGGCGCTGCTGCCCAACGACCGGCTGGTCGAGGCGATCGCGCGGCTGCCGGGGCGCAAGCTGGTCTTCACCAATGGCGACGCACCCTATGCGACGCGCGTGCTCGGCCGGCTTGGGCTGGGCGAGAGCTTCGAGGCGATCCACGACATCCACGCGACCGGCTATCGCCCCAAGCCGCATCCCCACGCCTATGACGGCTTGTGCGCGGCGTGGGACATCGACCCGACGCGTGCGCTGTTCGTCGAGGACATGGCGCGCAACCTGGCGCCGGCCAAGGCGATCGGAATGACCACCGTCTGGATCGACAACGGCTCCGAACAGGTCGGCGTCGATCGCACGCATATCGATTTCGTCACGCCCGACCTGACGGCGTGGCTGACCGGCATCTGGGAGGAAGCATGCACGACGAACTGA
- a CDS encoding N-acetylmuramoyl-L-alanine amidase: MRFDFTAARGARHSGRVSWILALLAAWLGGVPAFAGDVAEVRVADDAITVTLDGAVAGASTFILDEPRRIALDIAGAKPGARVEPGGPVARVRQGATGGGARLVFDLDRPAIVREGRFDAATGKLTLVLTRVDDARFARAAGAGRLSLTGFDMARRPSVPGGSRVSLPVPTARRAPALPRVYGDDDSRPLVVIDAGHGGKDPGALNGEAGLREKDVTLKTALAIKERLLESGRVRVALTREDDRFLILQERYGIARRLKADLFISIHCDSAGNPEATGATAYTLSEVASDKEAARLAARENKADIIAGINLGDQTTDISSLLIDLAQRETMNRSASFARLLGREAKPLMPTKDNFHRMASLVVLKAPDMPSILFETGYISNKDDAEFLGSRDGRKKVAESVARATEVYFARRMASR; the protein is encoded by the coding sequence GGCTGGGCGGCGTTCCCGCTTTCGCGGGCGACGTGGCGGAGGTTCGCGTGGCCGACGATGCGATCACCGTGACGCTGGACGGCGCGGTCGCCGGCGCCTCGACCTTCATCCTCGACGAGCCGCGCCGGATCGCGCTGGACATCGCCGGCGCCAAGCCCGGCGCGCGCGTCGAGCCCGGCGGGCCGGTGGCGCGCGTGCGCCAGGGCGCGACCGGTGGCGGCGCGCGGCTGGTGTTCGACCTCGACCGCCCGGCGATCGTGCGCGAGGGGCGCTTCGATGCGGCGACGGGCAAGCTGACGCTCGTCCTCACCCGCGTCGACGATGCGCGGTTCGCGCGCGCGGCGGGGGCGGGGCGGCTGAGCCTGACCGGCTTCGACATGGCGCGCCGGCCGAGCGTGCCGGGCGGCAGCCGCGTCAGCCTGCCGGTGCCGACCGCGCGCCGTGCCCCGGCGCTGCCGCGCGTCTATGGCGACGACGACAGCCGTCCGCTGGTGGTGATAGACGCAGGCCATGGCGGCAAGGATCCCGGCGCGCTCAACGGCGAGGCGGGGCTGCGCGAGAAGGACGTGACGCTCAAGACCGCGCTGGCGATCAAGGAGCGGCTGCTGGAAAGCGGCCGGGTCCGGGTCGCGCTGACGCGCGAGGACGACCGGTTCCTGATCCTTCAGGAACGCTATGGCATCGCCCGGCGGCTGAAGGCGGACCTGTTCATCTCGATCCATTGCGACAGTGCGGGCAATCCGGAGGCGACCGGCGCCACCGCCTATACGCTGTCCGAAGTCGCGTCCGACAAGGAAGCCGCGCGACTGGCGGCGCGCGAGAACAAGGCGGACATCATCGCCGGCATCAACCTGGGCGACCAGACCACCGACATCTCCTCGCTGCTGATCGACCTTGCCCAGCGCGAGACGATGAACCGCTCGGCGAGCTTCGCGCGGCTGCTCGGCCGGGAGGCCAAGCCGCTGATGCCGACCAAGGACAATTTTCACCGGATGGCGAGCCTGGTGGTGCTGAAGGCGCCCGACATGCCGTCGATCCTGTTCGAGACGGGCTATATCTCGAACAAGGACGATGCCGAGTTCCTGGGCTCACGCGACGGGCGCAAGAAGGTGGCGGAGAGCGTCGCGCGGGCGACCGAGGTGTATTTCGCGCGGCGGATGGCGTCCCGGTAA
- the prfB gene encoding peptide chain release factor 2, producing the protein MRAEAQAYADQINAALALLRRFLDWDRALRRLDELNARVEDPTLWDNPKAAQDVMRERQRLETAINATRAIEQELSDTAELIDMADAEGDAEMADEGVAGLKALAARAEGDKIKALLAGEADANDAYLEVHAGAGGTESQDWAEMLQRMYARWAERHGMKVEIVDYHAGEQAGIKSATLLLKGENAYGYAKTESGVHRLVRISPYDSSARRHTSFSSVWVYPVIDDSIEIEVNESDLKIDTYRASGAGGQHVNTTDSAVRITHVPSGIIVASQNDRSQHKNRATAMGMLRARLYEAELQKREAAALSDYSAKTEIGWGHQIRSYVLQPYQLVKDLRTGVTSTAPSDVLDGDLDPFMAAALSQRVTGEKVEVEDVD; encoded by the coding sequence ATGCGCGCCGAAGCGCAGGCCTATGCCGATCAGATCAACGCCGCGCTCGCGCTGCTCCGCCGCTTTCTCGATTGGGATCGCGCGCTGCGGCGGCTGGACGAGCTCAATGCGCGTGTCGAGGACCCGACGCTGTGGGACAATCCCAAGGCGGCGCAGGACGTAATGCGCGAGCGGCAGCGGCTGGAAACCGCGATCAACGCGACGCGCGCGATCGAGCAGGAACTGTCCGACACCGCCGAGCTGATCGACATGGCCGATGCCGAGGGCGATGCCGAGATGGCCGACGAAGGCGTGGCGGGGCTCAAGGCGCTCGCCGCCCGTGCCGAGGGCGACAAGATCAAGGCGCTGCTGGCGGGCGAGGCGGACGCCAACGACGCCTATCTCGAGGTCCATGCCGGCGCCGGCGGGACCGAGAGCCAGGACTGGGCCGAGATGCTCCAGCGCATGTACGCGCGCTGGGCCGAACGCCACGGCATGAAGGTCGAGATCGTCGACTATCACGCCGGCGAACAGGCGGGCATCAAGTCGGCGACGCTCCTCCTCAAGGGCGAGAACGCCTATGGCTATGCCAAGACCGAGAGCGGCGTCCACCGCCTGGTCCGCATCAGCCCCTATGACAGCTCGGCGCGGCGGCACACCAGCTTCTCGTCGGTCTGGGTCTATCCGGTGATCGACGACTCGATCGAGATCGAGGTCAACGAAAGCGATCTCAAGATCGATACCTATCGCGCGTCGGGCGCGGGCGGGCAGCACGTCAACACGACCGATTCCGCGGTGCGTATCACCCACGTCCCGTCGGGCATCATCGTCGCCAGCCAGAACGACCGATCGCAGCACAAGAACCGCGCCACCGCGATGGGAATGCTGCGCGCGCGCCTGTACGAAGCCGAGCTCCAGAAGCGCGAGGCGGCGGCGCTCAGCGACTATTCGGCCAAGACCGAGATCGGCTGGGGCCACCAGATCCGCTCCTATGTCCTTCAGCCCTATCAGTTGGTGAAGGATCTGCGCACCGGCGTGACTTCGACCGCGCCGTCGGACGTGCTAGACGGCGACCTCGACCCGTTCATGGCGGCGGCGCTGTCGCAGCGCGTGACCGGCGAAAAGGTCGAGGTGGAGGACGTCGATTGA